In Duganella zoogloeoides, a single genomic region encodes these proteins:
- a CDS encoding L,D-transpeptidase family protein, with amino-acid sequence MARVAFTLAALAYGALLAGAVLAQGAKVSSPVELARRADALKPGQWVWAPRIAPAGPVLVYVDLSRQVATIYRNGVRIGVSTVSTGKPGHATPTGVFTILEKNVEHHSNAYNNASMPYQQRLTWDGVALHAGGLPGYPESHGCVHLPYAFARELFDATRRGTTVVVTGDASHAVTTDSADVLAPSTLVGEQTGEFWAPERAASGPVTIVISRSDQAVVVLRNGVEIGRARAILPADSDATHVLTLGRMPPAHRHGSTLA; translated from the coding sequence ATGGCGCGCGTAGCATTCACGCTGGCGGCTCTCGCATACGGCGCGCTGCTGGCCGGCGCCGTTTTGGCGCAAGGCGCGAAGGTGTCGTCGCCGGTGGAACTGGCGCGGCGGGCGGATGCGCTCAAGCCGGGGCAGTGGGTGTGGGCGCCGCGTATTGCGCCCGCCGGGCCGGTGCTGGTGTACGTGGATTTGTCGCGCCAGGTCGCGACCATTTATCGCAACGGTGTGCGCATCGGCGTTTCGACCGTCTCCACGGGAAAACCGGGGCACGCCACGCCCACCGGCGTCTTCACCATCCTGGAAAAGAATGTGGAGCACCACTCCAACGCCTACAACAACGCCAGCATGCCGTACCAGCAGCGCCTGACCTGGGATGGCGTGGCCTTGCATGCGGGCGGTCTGCCCGGCTACCCGGAAAGCCATGGCTGCGTGCATTTGCCGTACGCGTTTGCGCGCGAACTGTTCGACGCCACCCGGCGCGGCACCACCGTGGTGGTGACCGGCGATGCCAGCCACGCGGTGACCACCGACAGCGCAGATGTCTTGGCGCCGTCAACCCTCGTCGGCGAACAGACCGGAGAGTTCTGGGCGCCGGAGCGCGCTGCATCGGGGCCGGTGACGATCGTCATTTCGCGCAGTGACCAGGCGGTGGTGGTGCTGAGGAATGGCGTGGAAATCGGCCGCGCCCGCGCCATCCTGCCGGCCGACAGCGATGCCACCCATGTGCTCACGCTGGGACGGATGCCACCGGCGCACCGGCATGGTTCTACGTTGGCGTAG
- the katG gene encoding catalase/peroxidase HPI, with translation MSNDHSASKCPFSQANNAGTTNRDWWPDQLRLDLLHQHSAKSDPMGAGFDYRKEFESLDLAAVKRDLAALMTDSQDWWPADFGHYGGLFIRMAWHSAGTYRTGDGRGGARRGQQRFAPLNSWPDNVSLDKARRLVWPIKQKYGRKISWADLIILTGNVALETMGFKTIGFAGGRVDTWEPDQDVYWGRETTWLGGDLRYAHGSDGVEKAGGVLVSDDDADGDVHSRNLENPLAAVQMGLIYVNPEGPDGNPDPLLAAYDIRDTFARMGMDDEETVALIAGGHSFGKTHGAGPADNVGPEPEAAGIAAQGFGWHNKFGSGKGGDTITSGLEVTWTKTPAQWSNDFFEHLFGFEWELGKSPAGAHQWFAKDAQAVIPHAHDPSKKLLPTMLTTDLALRVDPIYEPISRRFLANPGEFADAFARAWFKLTHRDMGPKTRYLGADVPAEDFIWQDPVPAVDHPLIDAADIAALKAAILASSLTVSELVSTAWASASTYRGSDLRGGADGARVRLAPQKDWAVNQPEQLGKVLAALEKVQADFNGKAAGGKRVSLADLIVLAGAAAVEEAARQAGHAVTVPFKPGRTDATQEQTDAASFDVLEPIADGFRNYQKTRYAVPAEALLVDRAQLLTLTAPEMTALVGGLRVLGTNSPQSDAGEFTTRRGTLTNDFFVNLLDMGTVWTATSPAAEAFEGRNRKTGAITWRASRVDLIFGSNAHLRAIAEVYGSADGEQKFVGDFVAAWGKVMALGR, from the coding sequence ATGAGCAATGACCATAGCGCATCGAAATGCCCGTTCAGCCAGGCCAACAACGCCGGCACCACCAACCGCGACTGGTGGCCCGACCAGCTTCGCCTCGACCTGCTGCACCAGCATTCCGCCAAGTCGGACCCGATGGGCGCCGGCTTCGACTATCGCAAGGAGTTCGAGAGCCTCGACCTGGCAGCCGTCAAGCGCGACCTGGCCGCCCTGATGACCGATTCGCAGGACTGGTGGCCGGCCGATTTCGGCCACTACGGAGGTCTGTTCATCCGCATGGCCTGGCACAGCGCGGGCACCTACCGCACCGGCGATGGCCGTGGCGGCGCACGCCGTGGTCAGCAGCGCTTCGCACCGCTGAACAGCTGGCCCGACAACGTCAGCCTCGACAAGGCACGCCGCCTGGTCTGGCCGATCAAGCAAAAATATGGCCGCAAGATCTCGTGGGCCGACCTGATTATTTTGACCGGTAACGTCGCGCTGGAAACCATGGGCTTCAAGACCATTGGTTTCGCGGGCGGCCGCGTCGATACCTGGGAACCGGACCAGGACGTGTACTGGGGCCGCGAAACCACCTGGCTCGGCGGCGACCTGCGATACGCCCACGGCAGCGATGGCGTGGAAAAAGCGGGCGGCGTGCTGGTCTCGGATGACGACGCCGACGGCGATGTCCACAGCCGCAACCTGGAAAATCCGCTGGCCGCCGTACAAATGGGCCTGATCTACGTGAACCCGGAAGGCCCCGACGGCAATCCCGATCCGCTGCTGGCCGCGTACGATATTCGCGACACGTTCGCGCGCATGGGCATGGACGACGAGGAAACCGTGGCCCTGATCGCCGGTGGCCACAGCTTCGGCAAGACCCACGGCGCCGGCCCGGCCGACAACGTCGGCCCCGAACCCGAAGCGGCCGGCATCGCCGCCCAGGGCTTCGGCTGGCATAACAAGTTTGGCAGCGGCAAAGGCGGCGACACCATCACCAGCGGCCTGGAAGTGACCTGGACCAAGACCCCGGCCCAGTGGAGCAACGACTTCTTCGAGCACCTGTTCGGCTTCGAATGGGAACTGGGCAAGAGCCCGGCCGGCGCCCACCAATGGTTTGCCAAGGATGCGCAGGCAGTCATCCCGCACGCGCACGACCCGTCGAAAAAACTGCTGCCGACCATGCTGACCACCGACCTGGCGCTGCGCGTCGATCCGATCTACGAGCCGATCTCGCGCCGCTTCCTGGCCAACCCCGGCGAGTTTGCCGACGCTTTTGCACGCGCGTGGTTCAAGCTCACCCACCGCGACATGGGCCCGAAAACCCGCTATCTCGGCGCCGACGTTCCCGCCGAAGACTTCATCTGGCAAGACCCGGTACCGGCAGTGGATCACCCGCTGATCGACGCTGCCGATATCGCCGCGCTCAAGGCAGCCATCTTGGCTTCAAGCCTGACGGTTTCTGAGCTGGTATCGACGGCCTGGGCCTCGGCCTCGACCTATCGGGGTTCCGACCTGCGCGGCGGCGCCGACGGTGCGCGCGTGCGCCTGGCGCCGCAAAAGGACTGGGCCGTCAATCAGCCGGAGCAACTGGGCAAGGTGCTCGCCGCGCTGGAAAAAGTGCAGGCCGACTTCAACGGCAAGGCTGCCGGCGGCAAGCGCGTATCGCTGGCCGACCTGATCGTGCTGGCCGGCGCCGCCGCCGTCGAAGAAGCGGCCAGGCAAGCCGGCCACGCCGTCACGGTCCCCTTCAAGCCGGGCCGCACCGATGCCACCCAGGAGCAGACCGACGCGGCCTCGTTCGACGTGCTGGAACCGATCGCCGACGGCTTCCGCAATTACCAGAAAACGCGCTACGCCGTCCCGGCCGAAGCGCTGCTGGTGGACCGCGCCCAGTTGCTGACCCTGACCGCACCGGAGATGACCGCGCTGGTCGGCGGCTTGCGCGTGCTGGGCACCAACAGCCCGCAGTCCGACGCCGGCGAGTTCACTACCCGCCGTGGCACGCTGACCAACGACTTCTTCGTCAACCTGCTCGACATGGGCACGGTGTGGACGGCGACATCGCCAGCAGCCGAAGCGTTTGAGGGCCGCAACCGCAAAACCGGCGCCATCACCTGGCGCGCCAGCCGCGTCGACCTGATCTTCGGCTCGAACGCGCACTTGCGGGCGATTGCCGAGGTGTATGGCAGTGCTGATGGTGAGCAGAAGTTCGTCGGGGACTTTGTGGCGGCTTGGGGCAAGGTGATGGCGTTGGGGCGTTGA
- a CDS encoding type II toxin-antitoxin system RelE/ParE family toxin, with protein sequence MSGSGSADGSATSRPRVWDKGGTFRMVYTAQFEGSVFVLHSFQKKTMQTAQSDIDLAQRRYKQVKEQQHGKN encoded by the coding sequence ATATCTGGCTCAGGAAGCGCGGACGGTTCGGCAACGAGCCGCCCGAGGGTTTGGGATAAGGGCGGCACTTTCCGCATGGTGTACACAGCGCAGTTCGAAGGCTCGGTCTTTGTGCTTCATTCATTTCAAAAAAAGACGATGCAAACCGCTCAGTCCGATATCGATCTGGCGCAGCGCCGATATAAACAGGTGAAGGAGCAACAACATGGAAAAAATTGA
- a CDS encoding helix-turn-helix domain-containing protein: MEKIETFANPWDAIAESPAEAANLLARAELMLSITEIIRHNAWKQADAAIHCGVTQPRVNDLLRGRVSRFSLDALVNIVSALGYRVHFDVKKMEAQAA, from the coding sequence ATGGAAAAAATTGAGACGTTCGCCAATCCCTGGGATGCCATCGCAGAGTCCCCAGCCGAAGCGGCGAATCTCCTGGCTCGCGCCGAGTTGATGCTTTCAATCACAGAAATTATTCGTCACAACGCCTGGAAGCAGGCTGATGCTGCTATCCACTGCGGCGTTACCCAACCCCGGGTAAATGATTTGCTACGCGGCCGAGTGTCGCGGTTTTCTTTGGACGCGCTCGTCAATATCGTTTCCGCCCTTGGTTACAGGGTTCATTTCGATGTGAAAAAGATGGAAGCGCAGGCCGCTTAA
- a CDS encoding SIR2 family NAD-dependent protein deacylase: protein MTNSTDIARAAALIDQADLLLVAAGAGMGVDSGLPDFRGNDGFWKAYPALAQARLAFASVASPRTFEDDAALAWGFYGHRLQLYRATVPHAGFALLRDWGARMAHGVAVFTSNVDGQFQRAGFDPQRILECHGSIHHLQCLAPCCEAIWPADGFVPQVDDAACRLLNEAPVCPHCGGLARPNILMFGDGGWVERRTAVQEARLEALLARARRPVVVELGAGVAIPSVRHFSQRVVRDYGGRLVRINPREAGVGSALDVGLACGALAGLMAIDQVLRA, encoded by the coding sequence ATGACCAACTCCACCGACATCGCCCGCGCCGCCGCCCTCATCGACCAGGCCGACCTGCTGCTCGTTGCCGCTGGCGCCGGTATGGGCGTCGATTCCGGCTTGCCCGATTTTCGCGGCAATGACGGTTTCTGGAAGGCCTACCCTGCCCTGGCGCAGGCGCGGCTGGCGTTTGCCAGCGTGGCGTCGCCGCGCACGTTCGAGGACGATGCGGCGCTGGCGTGGGGCTTTTATGGGCATCGCTTGCAGCTCTATCGCGCGACGGTGCCGCATGCGGGCTTTGCGCTGCTCAGGGACTGGGGCGCGCGCATGGCGCACGGGGTTGCGGTTTTCACCAGTAATGTCGATGGCCAGTTCCAGCGCGCCGGCTTCGATCCCCAGCGCATCCTAGAATGTCATGGCTCGATTCACCACCTGCAATGCCTGGCGCCTTGTTGCGAGGCGATCTGGCCGGCGGACGGGTTTGTACCGCAGGTCGATGATGCGGCTTGCCGGCTGCTCAATGAAGCGCCGGTGTGCCCGCATTGCGGTGGCCTGGCGCGGCCGAATATTTTGATGTTTGGCGACGGCGGTTGGGTCGAGCGGCGCACGGCGGTGCAGGAGGCGCGGCTGGAGGCGTTGCTGGCCAGGGCGCGGCGGCCGGTGGTGGTGGAGCTGGGCGCCGGGGTGGCGATTCCCTCGGTGCGGCATTTCAGCCAGCGGGTGGTGCGCGATTACGGTGGGCGGCTGGTGCGGATCAATCCGCGTGAGGCGGGCGTTGGCTCGGCACTGGATGTGGGGCTAGCCTGCGGGGCGCTGGCGGGATTGATGGCGATTGATCAGGTGCTTCGCGCCTGA
- a CDS encoding fumarylacetoacetate hydrolase family protein: MTAYVIPAHDIVGLPVAGTDALFPVRRVYCVGRNYAGHAREMGSDPDREPPFFFSKPADAQAVVPVAPGQVAELPYPPVTANLHYECELVVAIGKGGSNIAVEDAASHIFGYAVGFDMTRRDLQFKMRDAGRPWEIGKAFDYSAPIGVITPAAAAGDINRAAIELKVDGVTKQTSSIDDLIWSIDETIANLSTLFTLAPGDLIFSGTPEGVGAVVQGQVLVGTVAGIDGITVKIV, encoded by the coding sequence ATGACTGCCTATGTAATCCCCGCCCATGACATCGTCGGCTTGCCAGTCGCCGGCACCGACGCCTTGTTCCCGGTGCGCCGCGTGTACTGCGTGGGCCGCAACTACGCGGGCCACGCGCGCGAAATGGGTTCCGACCCGGACCGTGAACCGCCATTCTTCTTCAGCAAACCGGCTGATGCCCAGGCCGTGGTGCCGGTCGCGCCAGGCCAGGTGGCCGAGCTGCCGTACCCACCGGTAACCGCCAACCTGCACTACGAGTGCGAGCTGGTGGTGGCGATTGGCAAAGGCGGCAGCAACATCGCCGTGGAAGACGCAGCAAGCCACATCTTCGGCTATGCGGTCGGCTTCGACATGACCCGCCGCGACCTGCAATTCAAGATGCGCGACGCCGGCCGTCCATGGGAAATCGGCAAAGCGTTCGACTACTCGGCGCCGATCGGCGTGATCACCCCGGCCGCCGCCGCCGGCGACATCAACCGCGCCGCGATCGAACTGAAGGTCGATGGCGTGACCAAACAAACGTCGAGCATCGACGACTTGATCTGGTCGATCGACGAAACCATCGCCAACCTGTCCACGCTGTTTACGCTGGCGCCGGGAGACCTGATCTTCAGCGGCACGCCCGAGGGCGTGGGAGCAGTGGTGCAGGGGCAGGTGCTGGTGGGTACGGTAGCCGGCATCGACGGCATCACGGTAAAAATCGTATAA
- a CDS encoding TetR/AcrR family transcriptional regulator, producing MTTSPAKRRVDPEKAAGRRNQVLEAAAVCFARSGFHGASMSEISKQAGMSAGHIYNYFDGKNAIILAFVEAHSEYVSAMLSNLDSLEDPLQAMIDDAERHVTEALDPQPWHVSIEMYAEASRNPVIAERLRAHEDSARGQLRELVRRGRERRNLSVEDVLLDSRIDTMIAYFHGLTVRALHRPDMNRAGLTEAFQVAMRALLMT from the coding sequence ATGACCACTTCTCCCGCAAAACGGCGAGTCGATCCCGAGAAGGCAGCGGGGCGGCGTAACCAGGTGCTGGAAGCGGCGGCCGTTTGCTTTGCACGCAGCGGCTTCCACGGCGCCAGCATGTCGGAGATCTCCAAGCAGGCCGGCATGAGCGCCGGCCATATCTACAATTATTTTGACGGCAAGAACGCCATCATCCTGGCGTTCGTGGAGGCGCACTCCGAGTACGTAAGCGCCATGCTGAGCAACCTCGATTCGCTCGAGGATCCGCTGCAGGCGATGATCGACGACGCCGAGCGCCATGTCACCGAAGCGCTTGATCCGCAACCGTGGCACGTCTCGATCGAGATGTATGCGGAAGCCTCGCGCAACCCGGTGATCGCCGAGCGCCTGCGCGCGCACGAGGACTCCGCGCGTGGCCAGTTGCGCGAACTGGTCAGGCGTGGCCGCGAACGCCGCAACCTGTCGGTGGAGGACGTGCTGCTCGACAGCCGGATCGACACCATGATCGCGTACTTCCATGGCCTGACCGTGCGCGCTCTGCACCGTCCGGACATGAACCGTGCCGGCCTGACGGAAGCATTCCAGGTGGCGATGCGCGCCCTTCTTATGACCTGA
- the adeC gene encoding AdeC/AdeK/OprM family multidrug efflux complex outer membrane factor — protein MHKSLFTLAALALLGGCSLAPVYERPAAPVGQAWPAGEAYKGLPAAAADARPVSEIQWREYFADARLRQVIELALANNRDLRVSVLNIERARAQYNISSAPLLPTVAAGVGQTATRTPRTMTGTGEAAITRQYSGGLSLAAYELDFFGRVRNGAEAGLQTYLGTEEARRTQQISLVAEVANAWLTLTADQQRLKLAQETLRSQQTTYDLSRKRFDAGATSGVDVYDAQTSVETARNDVATYTAQVAQDQNALNLLVGGTVPTTLLPEGELVSVTELTALPGSLPSDLLQRRPDVQQAERALRSANANIGVARAAFFPSISLTASGGSASRDLSGLFKAGSGTWSFAPQINLPIFDGGVNRANLDIAKADRDISVAQYEKAIQVAFREVADALAIRGTIDERLNSQQALVQAAEKSYNINEARYRNGADTYLNSLVSQRALYQAQQGLITTRLNQTSNAVTLYKVLGGGWQPEAAQVTPAPQATQAVQPAPRG, from the coding sequence ATGCATAAATCCTTATTCACCCTGGCGGCGCTGGCGCTGCTGGGCGGTTGCAGCCTGGCGCCCGTGTACGAGCGTCCGGCGGCACCGGTGGGCCAGGCCTGGCCTGCCGGCGAAGCCTACAAGGGCTTGCCGGCAGCGGCAGCCGATGCCCGTCCGGTGTCCGAGATCCAGTGGCGCGAGTACTTCGCCGATGCGCGCCTGCGCCAGGTGATCGAGCTGGCGCTGGCCAACAACCGCGACCTGCGCGTCTCGGTGCTCAACATCGAGCGTGCCCGCGCCCAATACAACATCAGCAGCGCGCCGTTGCTGCCGACCGTGGCCGCTGGCGTGGGCCAGACCGCTACCCGCACGCCGCGCACCATGACCGGCACCGGCGAAGCGGCCATTACCCGCCAGTACAGCGGCGGACTTTCGCTGGCCGCGTATGAGCTGGACTTCTTCGGCCGCGTACGCAACGGCGCCGAAGCGGGCCTGCAAACCTACCTCGGCACCGAAGAAGCGCGCCGCACGCAGCAAATCAGCCTGGTGGCCGAAGTGGCCAACGCCTGGCTCACGCTCACGGCCGACCAGCAGCGCCTGAAGCTGGCGCAGGAAACCCTGCGCAGCCAGCAGACCACGTATGACCTGAGCCGCAAGCGCTTCGACGCCGGCGCCACGTCGGGCGTGGACGTGTACGACGCCCAGACCAGCGTGGAAACGGCGCGCAACGACGTCGCCACCTATACCGCGCAAGTGGCGCAGGACCAGAACGCATTGAACCTGCTGGTGGGCGGCACCGTGCCGACCACGCTGCTGCCGGAAGGCGAGCTGGTATCGGTGACCGAACTGACCGCTCTGCCGGGCAGCCTGCCGTCCGACCTGCTGCAGCGTCGTCCCGACGTGCAGCAGGCCGAACGCGCGCTGCGCTCGGCCAACGCCAACATCGGCGTGGCGCGCGCCGCCTTCTTCCCCAGCATTTCGCTGACGGCGTCGGGCGGCAGCGCCAGCCGCGACCTGTCCGGCCTGTTCAAGGCCGGCTCGGGTACCTGGAGCTTCGCGCCGCAGATCAACCTGCCGATCTTCGACGGAGGCGTCAACCGCGCCAATCTCGATATCGCCAAGGCTGACCGCGATATCTCGGTGGCGCAGTACGAAAAAGCGATCCAGGTGGCGTTCCGCGAAGTGGCCGATGCCCTGGCCATTCGCGGCACCATCGACGAGCGCCTGAACTCCCAGCAGGCGCTGGTGCAGGCGGCCGAGAAGAGCTACAACATCAACGAAGCGCGCTATCGCAACGGCGCCGACACGTACCTCAACTCGCTGGTATCGCAGCGCGCGTTGTACCAGGCGCAGCAAGGCCTGATCACCACGCGCCTGAACCAGACCAGCAACGCCGTCACCTTGTACAAGGTGCTGGGCGGCGGCTGGCAGCCGGAGGCGGCACAGGTAACGCCAGCGCCACAGGCAACGCAAGCAGTGCAGCCAGCACCGCGCGGCTGA
- a CDS encoding efflux RND transporter permease subunit: MSRFFIDRPIFAWVIAIVIMLGGVLAILGLPIAQYPAIAPPSISISGSYPGASAKTVEDAVTQVIEQKMKGIDGLRYMASSSDSSGGISITLTFESGTNPDIAQVQVQNKLQLATPLLPTAVTQQGLVVNKATKNFLLVIGFVSEDGSMNQADIGDYVTASVLDPISRVEGVGDVTNFGSQYAMRIWLDPAKLQSYQLTPADVTTAITAQNTEVSAGELGGAPAVAGQQLNATVSAQSRLQTAEQFGAILLKTTTNGATVYLRDVAKMELGRENYSILARYNGNAATGIAIKLATGANALDTAEAVKAKIAQMEKQFPQGLKAMVAFDTTPFVKISIEEVVKTLIEAVILVFLVMYLFLQNFRATLIPTMAVPVVLLGTFGILSVLGYSINTLTMFAIVLAIGLLVDDAIVVVENVERIMTEEGLSPIEATRKSMGQISGALVGIAMVLSAVFVPMAFFGGSTGVIYRQFSITIVSAMVLSVIVAMIFTPALCATMLKQVPKGHAMATTGFFGWFNRNFDRGNRKYQGIVGSIINKSGISLVVYALIVAVMAFVFLRLPTSFLPEEDQGVLFTQIQLPTGATQERTLKTIEKVEQHFMNNEKESVASVFAVAGFSFAGNGQNTGIAFVRMKDWSERKGKDHAVSAIAGRAMGAFSQIKDAMVFAFAPPAVLELGNASGFDLMLQDTGGVGHEALMAARNQMLGMAAQSKVIVGVRPNGQEDTPQYKITVDQQKAVALGLAIADVNRVLSTAWGSAYVNDFIDRGRVKKVYIQGQAEARMVPEDLNKWFVRNTAGEMVPFSAFSHGEWIYASPRLERYNGLPSVEILGQPAPGQSSGAAMAEVESMAAKLPPGIGYEWTGLSTEERDSGSQTTQLYAISILIVFLCLAALYESWSVPFSVLLIVPLGILGTVLATFLFKLSNDVYFQVGLLTVVGLGAKNAILIVEFAKDLQEQGVELKEATLQAVHTRLRPILMTSIAFGLGVLPLAISSGAGSGSQNAIGVGVLGGMLTATFLGIFFVPLFFVLVRGRFGKTKAKPAPDATPVVEAH; encoded by the coding sequence ATGTCCCGTTTCTTTATTGATCGCCCGATTTTCGCCTGGGTGATCGCGATCGTGATCATGCTGGGTGGCGTACTGGCCATCCTCGGCCTGCCGATCGCCCAGTACCCCGCCATCGCACCGCCGTCGATCTCGATCAGCGGCTCGTACCCGGGCGCTTCCGCCAAGACGGTGGAAGACGCTGTGACCCAGGTCATCGAACAGAAGATGAAGGGTATCGACGGCTTGCGCTACATGGCCTCGTCCTCCGATTCGTCGGGCGGCATCAGCATCACGCTGACGTTCGAATCCGGCACCAACCCGGATATCGCGCAGGTGCAGGTGCAGAACAAGCTGCAACTGGCCACGCCGCTGCTGCCTACCGCCGTGACCCAACAGGGCCTGGTGGTCAACAAGGCTACCAAGAACTTCCTGCTGGTGATCGGCTTCGTGTCGGAAGACGGTTCGATGAACCAGGCCGACATCGGCGACTATGTCACCGCCAGCGTGCTCGATCCGATCTCGCGCGTGGAAGGCGTGGGCGACGTGACCAACTTCGGTTCGCAATACGCGATGCGCATCTGGCTCGATCCGGCCAAACTGCAAAGCTACCAGCTGACTCCGGCAGACGTGACCACCGCGATTACCGCGCAGAACACCGAGGTGTCCGCCGGTGAACTGGGCGGCGCGCCAGCCGTCGCCGGCCAGCAGCTGAACGCCACCGTGTCGGCCCAGAGCCGCCTGCAAACGGCCGAGCAATTCGGCGCCATCCTGCTCAAGACCACCACCAACGGCGCTACCGTGTACCTGCGCGACGTCGCCAAGATGGAACTGGGCCGTGAAAACTACTCGATCCTGGCCCGTTATAACGGCAATGCCGCAACCGGTATCGCCATCAAGCTGGCGACCGGCGCCAACGCGCTCGACACCGCCGAGGCGGTGAAAGCCAAGATCGCGCAGATGGAAAAGCAGTTCCCGCAAGGCCTGAAAGCCATGGTGGCCTTCGATACCACCCCGTTCGTCAAGATCTCGATCGAAGAAGTGGTGAAAACCCTGATCGAAGCCGTGATCCTGGTGTTCCTGGTGATGTACCTGTTCCTGCAAAATTTCCGCGCCACCTTGATTCCAACCATGGCCGTACCGGTCGTGCTGCTCGGTACCTTCGGCATCCTGTCGGTGCTCGGTTACTCGATCAATACGCTGACCATGTTCGCCATCGTGCTGGCCATCGGCTTGCTGGTCGATGATGCGATCGTGGTGGTGGAAAACGTCGAGCGGATCATGACCGAGGAGGGTCTGTCCCCGATCGAGGCCACCCGCAAATCGATGGGCCAGATCAGCGGTGCGCTGGTCGGTATCGCCATGGTGCTGTCGGCCGTGTTCGTGCCGATGGCGTTCTTCGGCGGCTCCACCGGCGTGATTTACCGCCAGTTCTCGATTACGATCGTCTCGGCGATGGTGCTCTCGGTGATCGTCGCGATGATCTTCACCCCGGCGCTGTGCGCCACCATGCTCAAGCAAGTGCCGAAAGGCCATGCGATGGCCACTACCGGTTTTTTCGGCTGGTTCAACCGCAATTTCGATCGCGGCAACCGCAAGTACCAGGGCATCGTCGGCTCGATCATCAACAAGAGCGGCATTTCGCTGGTGGTATATGCGCTGATCGTCGCGGTCATGGCGTTCGTGTTCCTGCGCCTGCCAACGTCGTTCCTGCCGGAAGAGGACCAGGGCGTGCTGTTTACCCAGATCCAGCTGCCGACCGGCGCCACGCAAGAGCGCACGCTCAAGACCATCGAAAAAGTCGAGCAGCACTTCATGAACAACGAGAAGGAATCGGTGGCATCGGTATTTGCGGTGGCCGGCTTCAGCTTCGCGGGTAACGGCCAGAACACCGGTATCGCCTTCGTGCGGATGAAAGACTGGTCCGAGCGCAAAGGCAAGGATCACGCCGTGAGCGCGATCGCGGGCCGCGCCATGGGTGCCTTCTCGCAGATCAAGGATGCGATGGTGTTCGCGTTCGCCCCGCCAGCGGTGCTGGAACTGGGTAACGCATCCGGGTTCGACCTGATGTTGCAGGACACCGGCGGCGTGGGCCACGAGGCGCTGATGGCGGCGCGTAACCAGATGCTGGGCATGGCCGCGCAGAGCAAGGTCATTGTCGGCGTGCGTCCGAACGGCCAGGAAGATACGCCGCAATACAAGATCACCGTGGACCAGCAAAAAGCCGTTGCGCTGGGCCTGGCGATCGCGGACGTGAACCGCGTGCTGAGCACCGCCTGGGGTTCTGCGTATGTTAACGACTTCATCGACCGTGGCCGCGTGAAGAAGGTGTACATCCAGGGCCAGGCCGAAGCGCGCATGGTGCCGGAAGACCTGAACAAGTGGTTCGTGCGTAACACCGCTGGCGAGATGGTGCCATTCTCGGCCTTCTCGCACGGCGAGTGGATCTACGCGTCGCCGCGCCTGGAACGCTACAACGGCCTGCCGTCGGTCGAGATCCTGGGCCAGCCGGCGCCGGGCCAGAGCTCGGGCGCCGCGATGGCGGAAGTCGAAAGCATGGCGGCCAAGCTGCCGCCCGGTATCGGCTACGAGTGGACCGGCCTGTCGACGGAAGAACGCGACTCCGGTTCGCAAACCACGCAGCTGTATGCGATCTCGATCCTGATCGTGTTCCTGTGCCTGGCCGCGCTGTATGAAAGCTGGTCGGTGCCGTTCTCGGTGCTGCTGATCGTACCGCTCGGTATTCTCGGTACGGTGCTGGCGACGTTCCTTTTCAAGCTGTCGAACGACGTGTACTTCCAGGTGGGTCTGCTGACCGTGGTGGGCCTGGGTGCGAAGAACGCGATCCTGATCGTGGAATTCGCCAAGGACCTGCAGGAGCAGGGCGTGGAACTGAAGGAAGCGACCCTGCAGGCCGTGCATACGCGTCTGCGTCCGATCCTGATGACGTCGATCGCCTTCGGCCTGGGCGTGCTGCCGCTGGCAATCAGCAGCGGCGCCGGTTCGGGCAGCCAGAACGCGATCGGCGTGGGTGTGCTGGGCGGCATGCTGACGGCGACCTTCCTGGGCATCTTCTTCGTACCATTGTTCTTCGTGCTGGTGCGCGGCCGCTTTGGCAAGACCAAGGCCAAGCCGGCACCTGACGCTACGCCAGTCGTGGAGGCACATTAA